ACTCCCCCTACGCCGGTTCGCTCCTGACGGTCTGATCAGAATTCAATAAAGGAATCCACGGTCCTATGTCTGCCTCGCATGAGATAGAAATCCGCGTCCGCTACAACGAAACCGACGCGATGGGTTTTCTGCATCATGGTAATTACTTCACCTATTTTGAAATGGGTCGCACGGAACTCTTCCGATCTCAAGGTGGCAACTATCGCGAGATGGAAGAGAAAGGCTACCTGCTGGTGGTCGCGAAGATCGAATGCAAATACCGGCTGCCGGCCCGCTATGACGATGTGTTGACGCTGCGAACCACGCTCTCCCGCGTTACCGGCGCCAAGCTGGAACACAAATATGAACTGTTTCGTGACGGCGCGAGTGTTGCTGTCGCTCACAGCGTTATTGCCTGTGTGGACCGCGAAGGAAATATCCAACGCATGCCCGCGGCGATGGAGCAACTGGGTACCGAGAGTGAGTAGGTCTCTTCCATAGCTCAACACAGGTGCAACACCAGCACAAAGCTCCCGCTGCATCGAAAGCAGGCTGCGGTTCTATGTGTCCGCACTACGATCAGGTTATCGAATGTGATGCGGGGGCACTCAGTCTGTCAGTTCTTCACGGTCTGCTGTTGTTTTGCAAATTGGGGCGGCTTGACTGCTGACTCTTTGTCGTTGGGCGGAATCGTCTTGACGACTTTCCAGGCCAGACCCAGTTTTTCGAGGACGAGAATCGCACCGTAGGTCATATCGAGTTCCCACCATTTGTGACCGTTCTTTGCCATCCGCTGGTACTTGTGATGGTTGTTGTGCCAGCCTTCGCCGTAGGTCATCAAAGCAACCCACCACAGGTTTTTGCTGTCGTCGGTCGTTTCATAATTGCGATAGCCCCAGATGTGGGTAGCCGAATTGACGAACCAGGTTGCGTGCAGCACGTAGAACAGACGCACGAACATACCGTAAACGACCATGCTGATCGCAGTTTCTCTGCCACCCAGCCAGTAACCGATGCCATATAAAATAGCGCCCAGGCCGATGTGCCAGAACAGAAATGTTTTCTGCAGGAACCGCATGAACGGGTCTTTGAGCAGATCAGGGGCGAACCGCTGATGG
The sequence above is a segment of the Gimesia algae genome. Coding sequences within it:
- a CDS encoding acyl-CoA thioesterase — protein: MSASHEIEIRVRYNETDAMGFLHHGNYFTYFEMGRTELFRSQGGNYREMEEKGYLLVVAKIECKYRLPARYDDVLTLRTTLSRVTGAKLEHKYELFRDGASVAVAHSVIACVDREGNIQRMPAAMEQLGTESE
- a CDS encoding acyl-CoA desaturase; its protein translation is MNSQQTLAPIPETDPLLPENAAAETPEPETSLPGKYATTDWANIGWVVAIHLGLLAAPFYFTWTGLLTCIFLGWLTGCIGICMGYHRLLTHGSFQTYSFMSRAIGLIGLLAGQGPPIQWVANHRKHHLHSDQPGDPHSPRDGRWWSHILWLVPYHSSEEIQSTHQRFAPDLLKDPFMRFLQKTFLFWHIGLGAILYGIGYWLGGRETAISMVVYGMFVRLFYVLHATWFVNSATHIWGYRNYETTDDSKNLWWVALMTYGEGWHNNHHKYQRMAKNGHKWWELDMTYGAILVLEKLGLAWKVVKTIPPNDKESAVKPPQFAKQQQTVKN